One Tunturibacter gelidoferens genomic region harbors:
- a CDS encoding biotin/lipoyl-binding protein has product MEQAPEALDRKQIGRRIAIGVVASALVALFIVILQTDLHPRTDDASVRANYIEIAPEVSGRLVELPVKDNAFVKKGDLLFFIDPRPYEYALQQALSDQEALEQQIIDAKRRIAAQNSAAEAALAGVHSSRTGVKTAGSSIDVAKATVSRSQASVAAAEAQLKLATNDLHRIEPLLKKQYVTVEQIDQANTAVRVAQGNFDEAQAALEQSQAQLATSILRQQEADSAAAESQAKLGQAIHTIDTVDTLMSERPGKAAKVDSARLDLERCRVVAPFNAYVTNMNISVGEYARPGTPLFTLIDTRTWWVVANYRESKVKNIGIGAHVDVYLMGHPDRRFNGVVESIGFGVFPEDGSVTGGLPNIERTLNWVHLSTRFPVRVRVKDPDPDLFRIGATAVTVVR; this is encoded by the coding sequence ATGGAACAGGCACCCGAAGCTCTTGACCGCAAACAAATTGGCCGTAGGATTGCCATCGGCGTTGTTGCGTCCGCATTAGTCGCCCTCTTTATTGTCATCTTGCAAACCGATCTTCACCCTCGCACCGACGACGCGAGCGTGCGGGCAAACTACATCGAGATTGCTCCAGAGGTAAGCGGCAGGCTGGTGGAACTTCCGGTAAAGGACAATGCGTTCGTGAAGAAAGGCGACCTCCTGTTCTTTATCGATCCTCGCCCCTATGAGTACGCCCTACAGCAGGCGTTGTCGGATCAGGAGGCACTGGAGCAGCAGATCATCGATGCGAAACGAAGAATCGCGGCCCAGAACAGCGCCGCCGAAGCTGCTCTTGCGGGTGTCCATAGCTCCAGAACCGGTGTCAAAACTGCAGGCAGCAGCATTGATGTGGCGAAGGCCACCGTCTCCCGATCTCAAGCATCCGTAGCGGCTGCGGAGGCTCAGTTGAAGCTGGCCACCAATGACCTGCACCGCATCGAACCACTGCTAAAAAAGCAGTACGTGACGGTAGAGCAGATCGATCAGGCCAATACCGCAGTCCGAGTCGCCCAAGGAAACTTCGATGAAGCCCAGGCCGCGCTGGAGCAATCGCAAGCTCAACTCGCCACGTCGATCCTGCGACAACAAGAGGCGGATTCTGCCGCAGCAGAATCGCAGGCGAAGCTGGGACAGGCAATTCACACTATCGATACGGTCGATACGCTGATGTCGGAACGGCCAGGAAAGGCAGCGAAGGTGGACAGTGCGCGACTCGATCTGGAGCGCTGCCGCGTTGTCGCTCCCTTCAATGCCTACGTGACCAACATGAATATCTCTGTAGGCGAGTACGCGCGTCCAGGCACGCCGCTTTTCACCCTCATAGACACTCGGACCTGGTGGGTTGTCGCAAACTATCGCGAGTCGAAGGTGAAGAATATCGGCATCGGAGCGCATGTTGATGTGTACCTCATGGGGCATCCTGACCGACGGTTCAATGGGGTCGTCGAGAGCATTGGATTCGGCGTCTTCCCGGAAGATGGAAGCGTCACCGGCGGACTACCCAACATCGAGCGCACCTTGAACTGGGTTCATCTTTCCACGCGATTCCCTGTTCGTGTTCGGGTCAAGGATCCCGACCCGGATTTGTTTCGCATCGGCGCTACCGCAGTGACGGTCGTGAGATAG
- a CDS encoding TolC family protein: protein MKDTTHLLSKSSFRLALMFFFVGFWTPQSGLTQCAGTASTPGSASDCAAHAVPSGKVATLDPKRVYTLPELIDIAERNNPRTRIVWEQAKQKAEQLGIEKSAYYPVLAGLAVFADQRTISPFPESLLPRGYSTVEIPLIQPEVTLQYLLFDFGKREAKVDSAKAEKLAAGANFIQANQEVAFQVASDYYKLLTAQERLQAAQETLKTAQTTQDAAEDQLANGRSTLPDVLNARAETSQAVFDLESADGDEKISRVTLTEAIGVEPSPDITIDAQKDSSLPESLTLSINELIDRALSDRPDLMAQAAEIRAADDQVRAAKAEYRPKISLSGSAAQTVVWPTADNGQLGYANVTTWSAELGVEWRIFDGGARKNGVAIAESTRREAQDVMTTKHDQATREVWTAFIAFRTALRKEQAALALLDSANTSYSASLEAYQYGVKNLIDVVTAERQLAQARLSGVSARSQLLLEAVDLEFVTGNLLRTKPPATKLHIQDGQK, encoded by the coding sequence ATGAAAGACACGACCCACCTTCTTTCTAAATCCAGTTTCAGGCTGGCGCTGATGTTTTTCTTTGTGGGTTTCTGGACACCACAAAGCGGGCTTACGCAGTGTGCGGGTACCGCGTCGACGCCTGGCTCGGCATCAGACTGTGCTGCTCATGCCGTTCCGTCGGGAAAGGTTGCAACCCTCGATCCTAAACGGGTGTACACGCTTCCCGAACTGATCGATATAGCGGAACGCAATAATCCCCGCACTCGAATCGTGTGGGAGCAAGCGAAGCAAAAGGCCGAACAGCTCGGGATAGAGAAGAGCGCTTACTACCCTGTGCTCGCTGGACTTGCAGTATTTGCTGACCAGCGGACGATCTCCCCGTTTCCGGAGTCGCTTTTACCTCGCGGCTATTCTACGGTTGAGATCCCGCTGATCCAACCCGAGGTCACGCTGCAGTATCTGCTCTTTGACTTTGGCAAACGAGAGGCCAAGGTCGACAGCGCGAAAGCCGAAAAACTAGCCGCAGGCGCTAACTTCATCCAGGCGAATCAGGAAGTGGCTTTTCAAGTAGCTAGTGACTATTACAAACTGCTTACTGCGCAGGAACGACTGCAGGCGGCACAGGAGACGCTTAAGACCGCGCAAACCACTCAGGATGCAGCCGAAGATCAACTAGCAAACGGACGCTCCACCTTGCCTGACGTGCTCAATGCCCGCGCCGAGACCTCGCAGGCCGTATTCGATTTGGAGTCTGCGGACGGCGACGAGAAAATCTCGCGAGTTACGCTTACCGAAGCGATAGGCGTGGAGCCTTCGCCGGATATAACTATCGACGCGCAGAAAGATTCCTCGTTGCCCGAATCGCTTACCCTTTCCATCAATGAGCTGATCGATCGAGCCCTGTCGGATCGGCCTGACCTGATGGCTCAGGCTGCAGAGATTCGCGCGGCTGACGATCAGGTGAGAGCGGCCAAAGCGGAATATCGTCCGAAGATTTCACTGTCGGGCTCTGCGGCACAGACCGTGGTATGGCCTACGGCGGACAATGGCCAGCTTGGTTATGCCAACGTAACTACCTGGTCCGCCGAGTTGGGAGTGGAGTGGCGGATCTTCGATGGAGGAGCTAGAAAAAACGGAGTGGCCATTGCCGAATCGACGAGACGTGAGGCACAGGATGTAATGACCACGAAACACGATCAGGCAACACGGGAAGTTTGGACAGCGTTTATTGCTTTTCGTACGGCACTGAGAAAAGAGCAGGCCGCACTTGCCCTGCTCGACTCTGCGAACACTTCGTACTCTGCTTCTCTGGAAGCCTATCAATATGGAGTGAAAAATTTGATCGATGTGGTTACTGCCGAAAGACAGTTAGCACAGGCTCGACTCTCCGGCGTCTCGGCACGATCTCAGTTGCTTCTAGAAGCCGTTGATCTTGAGTTTGTGACTGGAAACCTGCTTAGGACCAAACCACCCGCAACGAAATTACATATACAGGATGGCCAGAAGTGA
- a CDS encoding FUSC family protein, producing the protein MVETSLFGTITSLKRKFWEDLQPTPGRLNSSLRIVLATIITLILMLTWRMPSIYIGMYFIFLVGRDSPTISFRTGLISLLTVAIAIAVELGVVILSDNDPMARVLSVAIVTFVAGVLVASTNFPTLGSTWGLIFCTVIGNWEKHAPADSLVKGSLWLLATLSVAVGSAVLVEYLFGDRDPAKKLEAQRKIRYQALEKMFTVYAQSGTPEERSAAVLPVSRLAIAGTNGMLELYNKIAERDLDAGTLPPGTRLRLTMLSQILDVSAAFGLQNTEEDSPELRRRCAIIAEQCRELIPVSIPKIESRLQFMPENCVTLLDRVEAALHALLTMPTDAAQLGNKELVAMPVRKAPFFIPGAVGRSDTIAFGLKISLCATLCYVVYNAVDWPGISTAVITVIVTGLSSSGAIKQRLFFRLLGSIFGGLILGLGAISLLFPHMDSITSLVILIGFVAFISAWTAGGPRFNYVGLQMAFSFYLVAFEDFSAPTELAPARDRLIGILVALLVMWFVFDQIWPVRTVTVMRQGLAGVLKTIASFLRLIEPRPDQKDLLEQADALRDQVGKTVVALRSMNDSVDYEFGVDRERHVRTSEMILRTSLTAGTLFWNQFAVLYSEEDKDFLTEPDLIEMRRRLAEYIDGLAEGVVKKTVPVTVPANAFLAPAILNDPRYGEYSRNTIARFEELQAFALILSHEV; encoded by the coding sequence ATGGTGGAAACATCTTTATTCGGCACCATCACGTCTCTAAAGCGAAAGTTCTGGGAGGATCTACAACCCACGCCTGGGCGGCTCAACAGCTCTCTCCGTATCGTACTTGCAACGATAATCACTCTGATCCTCATGTTGACCTGGCGGATGCCGTCTATTTACATCGGCATGTACTTTATCTTCCTCGTCGGACGCGACAGTCCCACAATTTCCTTCCGGACCGGCCTGATTTCGTTGCTCACTGTCGCAATTGCGATTGCAGTTGAGCTGGGAGTTGTCATCCTTAGTGACAACGATCCGATGGCCCGTGTACTGAGCGTCGCCATCGTTACATTTGTTGCGGGTGTGCTGGTGGCCTCAACCAACTTTCCGACTCTCGGATCGACCTGGGGGTTAATATTCTGCACCGTAATTGGGAATTGGGAGAAACATGCCCCTGCGGACAGTTTGGTTAAAGGCTCGCTCTGGCTGCTCGCGACGCTCTCAGTCGCGGTCGGCTCTGCTGTTCTGGTGGAGTACCTCTTCGGCGATCGCGACCCCGCGAAAAAATTAGAAGCACAGCGCAAAATCCGATACCAGGCGCTGGAGAAGATGTTCACTGTATACGCTCAGAGTGGGACACCAGAAGAGCGATCCGCCGCAGTGCTTCCCGTCTCCCGCCTTGCAATAGCCGGTACAAATGGAATGCTGGAGCTATACAACAAAATTGCGGAGCGAGATCTCGATGCAGGGACCCTCCCTCCGGGAACACGTTTGCGCCTCACGATGCTCTCCCAGATCCTGGATGTCTCCGCCGCTTTCGGCCTGCAAAATACTGAGGAAGATAGTCCAGAGCTAAGACGACGGTGCGCAATCATCGCTGAACAGTGCCGTGAACTGATCCCGGTTTCCATTCCAAAAATTGAAAGCCGCTTGCAATTTATGCCCGAGAACTGTGTGACGTTGCTGGATCGAGTCGAAGCAGCCCTTCATGCTCTTCTGACGATGCCTACCGACGCCGCCCAATTGGGCAATAAAGAATTAGTCGCGATGCCCGTAAGAAAGGCGCCGTTTTTCATTCCAGGGGCGGTTGGCAGAAGCGACACGATTGCATTCGGACTAAAGATTAGCCTATGCGCGACTCTTTGTTATGTCGTCTACAACGCTGTTGATTGGCCTGGAATTTCGACTGCTGTGATTACCGTAATCGTCACCGGGCTAAGTAGTAGCGGCGCGATTAAACAAAGGCTTTTCTTCCGCCTATTGGGCTCGATCTTCGGCGGCCTCATTCTAGGTCTTGGAGCGATCTCTCTTCTCTTTCCGCACATGGATTCGATCACATCGCTGGTCATTCTTATTGGATTCGTTGCATTCATCTCGGCCTGGACGGCAGGGGGTCCAAGGTTCAATTATGTAGGCTTACAGATGGCGTTTTCATTTTACCTCGTGGCGTTTGAAGATTTTAGTGCTCCCACCGAACTCGCCCCCGCACGTGATCGTCTTATCGGCATACTCGTCGCACTTCTCGTCATGTGGTTCGTTTTCGATCAGATATGGCCAGTGCGCACTGTCACAGTCATGCGTCAGGGCCTCGCAGGCGTTCTCAAAACCATTGCGAGTTTCCTCCGTCTCATCGAACCTCGGCCCGACCAGAAAGATCTGCTTGAACAAGCGGATGCCTTGCGGGATCAGGTCGGCAAGACAGTAGTAGCGCTTCGATCGATGAATGATTCTGTAGATTACGAATTCGGAGTTGACCGGGAACGGCATGTCCGCACCAGCGAGATGATCCTCCGAACATCTCTCACTGCAGGAACGCTCTTTTGGAATCAATTCGCGGTTCTCTACAGTGAAGAAGACAAAGATTTTCTCACTGAACCTGACCTCATCGAAATGCGTCGAAGACTAGCGGAATATATTGATGGGCTGGCCGAAGGCGTTGTGAAAAAGACGGTTCCCGTTACGGTTCCCGCGAATGCTTTCCTAGCTCCAGCGATACTTAATGACCCGCGTTACGGGGAATATTCTCGAAACACGATCGCGCGGTTTGAAGAACTTCAAGCGTTCGCGCTAATTCTAAGCCATGAAGTCTAA
- a CDS encoding glycoside hydrolase family 9 protein, whose protein sequence is MGQLHVVVDQVGYETRSSKDAIVVGTERDHPEKFSLIDTVSSRVVLTGSLTPNGQVDSWGGRIFWTADFSSWQVVGHYAIQIQSTAGEVRSCPFDIDDDLLERNTLSNIIYYFKGQRASGLMDQADRHLRLPAGQSGFVDVHGGWYDATGDYGIHLSHQNPTSYFNPQQVPLVAWTLLKSYRVLEARHDDNFSEYMRRMLDEGLFGADFLVRIKRPGGSFFESITAPGKNKLPQDRAIGNPNWRTQIKKNASDSTEQIQTAEGPHAYEASFRAGGGMAIAALALASTMPIDGDLHRTEYLRAAAEAFRFLDVHNRELLNDGKENILDDYCALMAATELYRATKRETYRLAADRRALNLMERLNSAEGRHDYWRADDGSRPYFHPSDAGLPIVSLLEYSQIALPEAQKHLRSVVERSLRFELGITSEVNNPFGYARQLVRMGDGRVRSAFFFPHDTEAAPWWQGEDARLASLSAAARMASPLFDSDPVFQSQLREYAWNQLHWILGRNPFDASMLMGSGHGNAPYMFFRSYKYTSAPGSILNGITAATDSEDGIAFNEGYAVTGKDEDWRWTEQWLPHAAWYLYAVSLPHS, encoded by the coding sequence ATGGGACAGCTACACGTCGTAGTCGACCAGGTCGGCTATGAGACGCGGTCGTCCAAAGACGCAATCGTAGTCGGAACGGAGCGGGATCACCCAGAGAAGTTTTCGCTGATCGATACGGTAAGCAGCAGGGTTGTGCTGACAGGGAGCCTGACTCCCAATGGCCAGGTAGATTCATGGGGTGGCCGCATCTTCTGGACTGCAGACTTTTCCTCATGGCAGGTCGTTGGCCACTACGCGATTCAGATTCAGTCGACCGCCGGCGAGGTGCGTTCCTGCCCGTTCGATATTGATGACGATCTTCTCGAACGTAATACGCTCTCCAATATCATCTACTACTTCAAAGGACAGCGCGCCAGTGGCTTGATGGATCAGGCGGATCGTCATCTTCGCCTGCCCGCGGGCCAGTCAGGCTTTGTAGATGTTCATGGTGGCTGGTATGACGCGACCGGCGACTACGGAATCCATCTTTCTCATCAAAATCCCACCTCTTACTTCAATCCTCAACAGGTGCCGCTGGTTGCGTGGACTTTGTTGAAGAGTTATCGAGTTCTTGAAGCTCGACATGACGATAACTTTAGCGAGTACATGCGGCGAATGCTGGATGAGGGGCTCTTTGGCGCTGACTTTCTCGTGCGAATCAAACGGCCGGGCGGCTCTTTTTTCGAAAGTATTACGGCTCCGGGAAAGAATAAGCTTCCGCAGGATCGTGCGATCGGCAATCCTAACTGGCGAACACAGATCAAGAAGAATGCTTCAGATTCGACCGAGCAGATACAAACTGCGGAGGGTCCGCACGCTTATGAGGCGAGCTTTCGCGCAGGAGGAGGCATGGCCATTGCCGCTCTAGCGCTCGCCAGTACTATGCCGATCGACGGAGATCTGCATCGCACTGAATACCTTCGTGCCGCTGCGGAAGCGTTTCGATTTCTCGATGTGCACAATCGCGAGTTACTCAACGACGGGAAGGAGAACATCCTCGACGACTACTGTGCGCTGATGGCTGCTACTGAACTGTATCGGGCCACGAAGCGGGAAACGTATCGCCTGGCAGCTGACCGGCGAGCCCTCAATTTAATGGAGCGTCTTAACAGCGCTGAAGGCCGCCACGACTATTGGCGAGCCGATGATGGTTCGCGGCCCTACTTCCATCCGTCAGACGCGGGCTTGCCTATCGTCAGTCTGCTTGAATACTCGCAGATTGCCTTGCCTGAAGCGCAGAAACATCTGCGTAGCGTTGTAGAGAGATCGCTGCGTTTCGAGCTTGGTATCACGTCGGAGGTCAACAATCCATTCGGATACGCCAGACAGCTGGTTCGTATGGGAGACGGAAGGGTCCGCAGCGCATTTTTCTTTCCTCACGACACAGAGGCCGCGCCATGGTGGCAAGGCGAAGATGCTCGATTGGCTTCACTATCAGCCGCGGCGCGGATGGCATCTCCGCTCTTCGATTCCGACCCCGTCTTTCAGTCACAGCTTCGGGAGTACGCCTGGAATCAGTTGCACTGGATTCTTGGCCGGAACCCCTTTGACGCAAGCATGCTGATGGGGAGCGGACATGGAAACGCACCGTATATGTTCTTTCGTTCTTATAAGTACACGAGTGCTCCAGGCTCCATCCTCAACGGTATTACTGCGGCTACCGACAGTGAGGATGGCATTGCTTTCAACGAGGGATACGCCGTGACCGGCAAGGATGAAGACTGGCGCTGGACTGAGCAGTGGCTTCCGCATGCCGCCTGGTACTTATATGCCGTTAGCCTTCCACACTCTTGA
- a CDS encoding response regulator, translating to MSEIRTIRVLTVDDHPLLRTGISGAINAQPDMSVVAEAADGEEAIASFRLHRPDVTLMDIRMPKTNGIDAISAIRKDFPNARIVVLTTYGGDIQALRAFKAGAVGYLLKSMLRTELIDTIRLAHAGMRRIPPEIAQELAEHAGDEILTTREIEVLRDVAKGSSNKVIASRLAISEHTVKGHLKNILSKLDASDRTHAVMIALKRGFLDI from the coding sequence ATGAGTGAAATACGTACAATTAGAGTTCTCACGGTCGACGATCATCCGCTTCTTAGAACTGGAATTTCGGGCGCGATCAACGCGCAGCCCGACATGTCAGTCGTGGCCGAAGCTGCCGATGGCGAAGAGGCGATTGCATCGTTTCGATTACACCGCCCGGATGTAACACTGATGGATATTCGGATGCCCAAGACGAATGGCATCGACGCGATCTCAGCCATTCGTAAGGATTTTCCTAACGCTCGCATCGTCGTCCTGACCACCTACGGAGGCGATATTCAGGCTCTTCGAGCTTTCAAGGCTGGAGCAGTCGGGTATCTCTTGAAAAGTATGCTGCGTACCGAGCTAATCGACACCATACGGCTCGCTCATGCAGGTATGAGACGGATTCCGCCCGAGATAGCCCAGGAATTGGCAGAGCACGCCGGCGACGAGATCCTCACAACGCGAGAGATCGAAGTGCTGCGCGATGTTGCCAAGGGAAGTTCTAACAAGGTGATCGCATCGCGCCTTGCCATCTCTGAGCATACCGTCAAGGGGCACCTCAAAAACATTCTTTCCAAGCTTGACGCAAGTGATCGGACTCACGCAGTTATGATCGCTCTCAAGCGCGGCTTTCTAGACATCTAA
- a CDS encoding YtcA family lipoprotein: MLCLSIAVVLAFVVRHFLVRFKLDSEVGPVALFYPSVVILFTSLLWLIFFR, from the coding sequence ATGCTCTGTCTGTCGATTGCCGTGGTCCTCGCGTTCGTCGTACGTCACTTCCTGGTTCGATTCAAGTTGGACTCTGAGGTTGGGCCGGTCGCGCTCTTCTACCCCAGCGTCGTCATACTCTTCACAAGCCTGCTCTGGCTGATTTTTTTCCGGTAG
- a CDS encoding GntR family transcriptional regulator — protein sequence MEKPDAQSFSYSLSLDKNGFIPLYYQIQQALIEKIQAGELAVGDCLPSEFELARSYQVSRMTARQALHNLKSRGYALSQKGRGTYVTRPKLEKNIMHLRGFTEDMKRRGMMPSSRLLAQTVLPAKGVLTEQLRVEEGSAVLQLRRLRIADGTPMALEESHIPLKHYPGLERTDFSSESLYKVLRDKYGVRAAWADEVLEASPATREESELLSIPKNAIMLSISRVIMTTAEIPIEVACSRYCGHRYRASIRVPTTTIE from the coding sequence GTGGAAAAACCCGATGCCCAATCCTTTTCTTATTCGCTGTCGTTAGATAAAAACGGGTTCATTCCGTTGTACTACCAGATTCAACAGGCTTTGATCGAAAAGATTCAGGCTGGCGAATTGGCGGTTGGCGATTGCCTTCCCTCGGAGTTTGAGCTGGCGCGTTCTTATCAGGTCAGCCGAATGACTGCCCGGCAAGCCCTGCATAACCTGAAGAGTCGGGGTTACGCGCTCAGCCAAAAAGGACGAGGCACTTATGTCACCCGGCCCAAGCTGGAGAAGAACATCATGCACCTCAGGGGATTCACCGAGGACATGAAACGACGCGGGATGATGCCAAGTTCACGGCTCCTCGCGCAAACCGTTCTGCCAGCTAAAGGTGTTCTCACGGAACAGCTTCGAGTGGAAGAAGGTTCGGCAGTCCTGCAACTTCGTCGCCTGCGAATTGCGGATGGAACTCCGATGGCGCTCGAAGAATCGCACATTCCTTTGAAACACTATCCCGGACTCGAACGAACCGATTTCTCGTCAGAGTCGCTTTACAAGGTGCTTCGTGACAAATACGGCGTTCGCGCTGCCTGGGCCGATGAAGTACTCGAAGCCTCGCCGGCAACCCGCGAAGAGTCGGAGTTGCTTTCCATCCCGAAGAACGCGATCATGCTGTCGATCTCCCGAGTCATCATGACGACGGCAGAGATACCAATTGAAGTCGCGTGTTCTCGTTATTGCGGCCACCGATACCGCGCGTCCATCCGCGTTCCGACGACCACGATCGAGTAA
- a CDS encoding sigma-70 family RNA polymerase sigma factor — protein sequence MDSYFSTGTISVQAILETSNDEMLVAAAKTGEHLAFSELWNRHSKKTFSTMYRITRNRQDAEDALQDAFLKAYVHLKNFDGRSTFSTWVTRIAINSALMILRRKRAHPEISMDGGAEGETWQHWEVPDRRANTEEHYARSEREHHLKRAIRRLRPALRTIVEIQQVHDTSIKEIAEIAGISVAATKSRLLRARTVLRRSLG from the coding sequence ATGGACTCATACTTTTCAACGGGCACCATAAGCGTGCAAGCTATTCTCGAGACCTCCAATGATGAGATGTTGGTCGCTGCAGCGAAGACGGGAGAGCATCTCGCTTTCTCCGAGCTTTGGAATCGCCACTCAAAGAAAACTTTCAGCACGATGTATCGGATCACGAGAAATCGGCAAGACGCGGAAGATGCACTTCAAGATGCTTTTCTGAAGGCTTATGTTCACCTCAAGAACTTCGACGGCAGGTCAACTTTCTCCACGTGGGTTACACGAATTGCCATCAACTCCGCGCTCATGATTCTACGTCGGAAACGCGCGCATCCCGAGATTTCAATGGATGGCGGGGCGGAGGGCGAAACGTGGCAGCATTGGGAGGTGCCCGATCGACGGGCCAATACTGAAGAGCACTATGCGAGGTCCGAACGAGAACACCATCTAAAACGCGCAATCCGCCGGCTGAGACCAGCGCTTCGCACGATCGTGGAAATTCAACAGGTACACGACACTTCGATCAAAGAGATCGCCGAAATCGCAGGAATCTCCGTAGCCGCGACGAAATCCCGTTTGTTGCGCGCCAGAACCGTGCTGCGCCGGTCGCTCGGATGA